The Spirosoma foliorum genome has a window encoding:
- a CDS encoding type II toxin-antitoxin system RelE family toxin, producing the protein MAEYTIVLTKTVQKQLDKLPDQVAEMLLDAIENLADDPRPDGCKKLKGRSGYRIRKGDYRIIYDILDDVLTVEVVAVGHRRQIYE; encoded by the coding sequence ATGGCTGAATACACTATTGTTTTAACCAAAACGGTACAGAAACAATTAGATAAACTTCCCGATCAGGTAGCCGAAATGCTGTTAGACGCTATTGAAAATTTAGCTGATGATCCACGACCAGATGGATGTAAGAAATTAAAAGGACGCTCAGGTTATCGAATTCGGAAAGGAGATTATCGGATCATCTATGATATTCTTGACGATGTATTGACTGTCGAAGTGGTGGCCGTTGGGCATCGTCGACAGATTTATGAGTAA